The region AATATGCCTCCACTCCTTCAATAATGCATAAGACGAGAACTGAGAACTTAAGAAgctgaaaagctttttttttttttcccaacagacTGACTACTCAGTGTCATGCAGGCCTCCGCaaaagccatccatccatccgtccgtccatttttcacagcgcttgtcctcattagggtcacgggtgagctggagcctatcccagctgactttgggcagaatgtggggtacaccctggactggtcgccagactATTGCAGGGCACATCTAGACAATTTACACTATCACTCACCCCTATGGGCAATTAAGAGTTTTCAATATTGGGGTTCCCAAACTTCTTGGGTTGAAGGACCGCTTACATGGGAACACTTTTTCCTAGGGCCCCCCTCTTAATTGTAGCACTAATTAAACCTAACTACCATGTGTACCACTAAATGCACAtaaatttacaagaataaagtttttatagtttcaagaaaaaaagttgccatTGTACAAgaataaatttgtattttttttaaagttgtaattgttgactaaatgtacataagttatctcATATTTACTCTTACAGTATTCAGTGGTATAAACTTGTTTGAATCATACGAGTTGGAGTTATCTGTGAGGAGAGCAGAGTCCCGTGGGAAGGATGCTCCTGCAGCTGCAGGACAGGAACTGTGCCTTATCACAAGATGGCGGCTGAAACACTTTGCAGATGAACTGTTGAACTTTTGACTGTTGAAACCTTCCGTGCAGAGGAAAGACACGTATTATAATCTGCACAATGACTAATATCCATGATAGGTGCTGCTGTGTTACCCCCTCCCATTTAGAGCAGCAACATCTGTGTAACTAGGGAAAATCCTATTAAAAAGAGAGGACTCGGCGGAGTGTGCCTCAAAACGGGTAAgagattgtaatctgtgcacatctctgtccgttctcctcacgagcaaaaataatgtaaatctcttgtcttccttccttgtctgttgtttattaaatgttctaggctgactgaacctgacagtaATACAATATTAAAGTCAAAGTTTATGACAAGACAACATGTGACTTTGCTTTATtgtctaaaaaaacacacacaccaattgTTCTCAAAAGAATTAGGAATAGTAACTATATGTGAACTTATCAAAACTTTATTCACATTAGGGCATCATATTTGTGTGATGATGTGCCACAATTATTTCACACCTTTTACCTCGCCTAAAGCAAATGTTGGGAgggtaaatgttttattttgattgttcTATACCATATCTATAGATAttgttgctgtcctgtgaaaaacacttatgtccatttaaaaaaagaataataataattttcatgtctgcgttcagtttcatcccaaaaatgtttttaaaaaaatgacataagtgtttttcacaggactgCGACGATatgcacattttcaaattatatgctaatcattttttttacaaattattttgcaGGGCCCCAAGCTCTGACTCTTGGACCCTGGGCGGTCCCTCAACCCCAGTTTGGGAATTACTGCAAACTAACAAATGCTTTTGTAAATATGAAGAAAACCTAAAGAAAACCCACATAGCATGCAAACGCTACACAGGAATGCTGGGGATGAGATTCAAACCCCGTACCTAACAACTGTGAGAGGCAGGCGTGCTTTCATCAATACAAAGCTACTTGCTAACAATTAAAATTGCTCAACAGCATTTCAGTAGCCTGATTTTCTAAAGTGCGCAACTACTGATCCAACTACGTGCTCATCCTCCTCACATTTTAATGATCTCACGTTCCTAAAATTCACATACGTAGATAATCGTCATTTCCAAGTCATTCACATTTTCAAGTAGCAGGATACTCAAAAAGAAACATTGAGAAGTTCAAGCTACAGTAAATTGATGCTTTCTGGAACATTTTTGATGACTTGTGTGACGTGTGAAAAATGTAATTCACACAAATAGGATATTATTGATGCTTAACATCATCACCTTTGTTGAAACATCTCAAATCGAAGCATTTTTGCTGTAATAGTCCTGTTCCTTGATCTCTGCCTGCCTGTTCTGCAGTGTTGATTGTGTCTACACAGTTGGTGGTAATTGGTGGGCGGAGTCTCCTGCATCACACCTGTGGTCTATACTGATTAATTAGTTGCACCAGAGGTCAAAAGTCGGTGCTCTATTAAAATTTTGCATACATCCGTTGCCTTTCTTATGCCCCGTGGTGATCATTTGTCCTTGAGTTTTGCCAAGTCTGTTTTtaataacataattaattgaataTAAAGGATTTAAAGAGTtagttaatcatgattaattcattgcaactccttctggtgtgtggaATGGCCACTAGGGGTTAGTACAAATCCGTCATGATGGCATAAATGGAGAAGACTTTCACCACTACTATAAGTGACTGATGAGattcgcagaggataaaaaaaaacaacacaccacTAGCCTGAATTGCCCAATTCGTTTTTAAACagtatcaataaaaaaataaatcaaatgtaattttgtAATGTTCAAATATGACTTATGATATATGTCTGTGTGTTATGTTGTCTCTTTTCATGTGTTGATGTACCATTTGTCTTGAAATATCCACTGCTCAAAGGGATGGTTGACTCATTGAAccgttttcagcagtaagaagttaaCATTTTCTCTGTAATTAATTtcataacttaattatttttcatctaaaatGAATACCTAGAAAAATCACATatttctacttgctgtcgactgaaaatgacttcacgtttcctcagggctcaggtaacgaccaatcatggctcagttaggtaatgtcacatgaccaaaactAGTAAACAGGTGTGTCGACAAACAACAAATTGTAATCGTTGGATGTTGGCGGCCGTCAATGCCTGCTATTGCCGAATATGTTTCGGCGCATGTTATGTTGGTTGTACATTTTGAATATGTTTTGTCGGCCCGACTCATTTAGGATCCCGTTATCGGGACAAATCCATTCTTCACATCGCAGACCAAAGGATCATCTTATAGGTAGTGCTGTCACGACAGAATCATTTTAGAATCGACTTATCGGATTCATTTTGCATTAATGTGTATTACAAAAGGTTCTTTGTCcctcctgattactgtttattaaccagtgattggtgtttatttaatactttttattagtatagtgatttaaaaaaaaaaaaaagggggcattGATTTTGTACTGCGTCGTTTtccaatgtcttattttgattaaacacagaagataattagTCTtgtttcatgaaggactacagaaatcagtgaccaattactgttgatttgctgaaatcaaaggatttggacaattttaaataaaaaatggctcgaaaacaattactcgattattaaaatagttgtcgattaatttatttaactaaCAATCGATTAATTGTCAATTCATTTTGACAACTCTACTTATAGGGCAATCTTAAGATAAGATACAcaagtatactgtatgtaggtACAGTAGATGTGtgtatattatacagtatatatgttaGGGCCCGAGTCTGAAGGCGCCATAGTCTATCACAAACCAATCACGTAAGAACACGTCTAGACCACGAATACAAAATAGTCACGTAAAAACAACAATTACGCCGCCTTACCTGGACGGAGTTGAGGTGGCAATATCCGTTGAGCGGGAAACGGATGACGTGCGTGGAGTCGTGGTTCCAGCCGGCGTTGACAGAGTTGCACATGGCGTCGCCGATCTCGCGAAAGACGTCCTCGATCAGCGCCTTGTCGCCGCTCAGCGTGATCCTCTCGCCCAGGTCGGGCGCCACGCGCACCACCACGCACTCGCAGGGGCGCGACACCCGGCTCAGCTCCTGGTCCTGGCGCCAGTGCTCCAGCTCGGACAGCATGGGCTGCAGCTGGAAGTATCTGGCCTCCTCGTACAGAAGGCTATAGTCCTGGGGTGGGACAAGTGagtgattgttgtttttaacgTCAACTCGGGTCAACAGGATGAATAGCtggctgtatttatttatcaagcTTGAACTGTGCAATCTTTGACAAAGCAATACAGATGGCTTTCCTGTCACTGTTCATGCCAttcagcattctgccacttgtgcaaaattacaactcacaataacaattggatgtaacagaacataagaacaatagcttttaataatccagaagacaacaTTTGATGTCATGATttggcaaattttcaacgattcgattttcaaaatgacgattaattaattaattggatTTATTGCACAGCCCTACGTATTTCATTTTACTTTATCATCgggccaatatttttttttaaacatttatttatttgttttttagtcatgttcgataccactttatttcaagactgataccagtacgagtactcaactcacCAATACCAagcaccaataccactagtacttttctcaaaaatcaaaaaacagaaaattttaaagaacgacctatacagtatatcccaatgtagcattttcGATTAAAATTATATTCTTCTAAGTTCAAATTTCTAGCTCCTGATCACAAACAACCCTAGTAAggataagcggtttggaaaatggatggatgatcatAAAACGACCAAAAGAGAGCGGTCGATACTGGcctgagtaccgataccttgaaataagtccgggtatcagcccaataccgatacctggtatcagtactcgctcATCCCCGTCCGTCTctttaatgaaaacattttcagttcttttaaaaatatatattttaatcaaatgttAGATTGTTCAACTTTTGtgaaatttttcattttcgaccttgtggaaaaagttcaatgaaAAGTAGgctaatcaatttaaaaaaaggattaaataatttaaaatccgGTTTTATTTTGGcttaagttcattttggttttgGCACTGCTGTCTTTTTTAAGTCCGtcaaatgatgaataatgaaaATCTGTGCATAATTGCCACCCATTATAATCATattagaaagagagagagagaaagagagaatttctcacacaaatttaaatatatatatatatatatatatatatattgagtaTCTGCGAATAGGTGAATCACTGTAAATGCAAAAATCCTACTTTAGAATTCCTGAGTCGTTTTACTGAAAGTATTGCTTAAGCAGTGTGACATTACAATTCAAAGACTATAATCTTTAGTGATGGGAAAACTTGTGAtcttttttgactcctctagatggcactcttgggtgaataatgcagtggaaatgtaatcaatttcctttGCCTCcttagcctttatatttaaatcaaaagcaccatctaggggagtcAAAAATtctcacaagtgcttcatgaagcttcattttcccgtcaataataatattgtaatgTACCAATTAATAATATACAATGTATTACAAGACAAATGTTTATAGGGTGGCATGGAGGCGAGAGCGCCGCTGGGCCTTGAAGGCAGCACATTTGAGTTGCTTCTCGACTTGGGCCTGTCTTTTGTCTCTGCTTATTTTAGCTGACATACTTTCCACCGATGGAGCCTCAGTGTGGATAATCTATCAGATGATGTGCGTCTTTGCTTTCTCCCAAAATGATGCTGACAATTTTCACTGCCGTTCACATTCACGTATTTTCTATGCAAACAGGTaggagattcaaacccagaacctttatagctgtgaggcagacgttCAAACCACAAGAGAATCATGCTGCCCGTGACAAGTATTCCTTTTTAAGATGTACATTTTGCTTTATGCAATGCCATTGATGACTACATGTCTATAATCCTGCATCGTTAACACAGGAAGGCCTGACCCGAGATTCGAACCCGGAACCTCTCAAACATGAAGCAGACTTACTGCCAACTTCCTCACCGTGCCCTCTACTTTTTGCTACATGATTAAATGGTATCTCTTGAATCACGTAAAATCCTGAGTCCCAATTCGAACCCAAAACCTCCTCGGTGTGAGGCAAAACTACTAACCACAAACAAAAGTATGCCTTTATTGTTACATACAATGAGTTCACATTGACTTGAGTATAGTTTCTATTTATTCAAGGAAAAACCCCTGAGCCAAGATtggaacccagaacctcttAAATGAGAGTCTGGCATGCTAACCACGCTTGACAGTCATTGAAGTGCACAAAATAAGACAATGAAATAAGTTGCCAGCTCGACCTTGACCTGAATGTGGGCCAAATCACGTAATTACTGACTGAACTGTACACAAGAGTTAAATGGTAGGAATACTAATGGGTCACATGTAGTGTAATTCACCCTCTTGCACACAGACTTCATTCATGTATCAAACAATGacaaattgtttgttttcttcctcTGCTATTTTCATCTTTTGCCTAGTGCGACCCTTGCCGGGAAGACCCCCGATCTTTGCGGGAATTCAAACACGGTATCGGAACCACATTGTGTGCGTGGCTGACGAGATGTTCTGCGGGCTTACTTTGAAGTCGTCCGGGATGAGCAGCTTGGAAGTCCTGAGGAAGTTGAGGATGTAGCGGAACATGTGTCCGTCCCTGTCAATGAAGTAGTGCTGCTTCAGGCTGTCCAGCACTATGGGCTCGGTGCCATCAAAGAGGCGGCCGATTCTGTGCCAGGTCAGGAGACATGTTGGAAGAGTGTCAGCATCTCAAACGCAAACAGACCATTTAGTTTTGCATGAGGTTATGATGGCATGTAAAGCGGTGGGAAATCGACTTGAAATCATTTGGAGACAAATGcttgggtctctggagtgccgGCCCAcggatcttctttttttcttcccagggCTGATACCGGTTATTAGTAGACAACGTGGcagataaccaatatttgaagcCCATCTTCATTTTtagtaaaaggggaaaaaatattggaaaaatacacattcaacattttgttgaaatgtcttattGATGAACTTTTCTTTAGataatagacatctttgttttaaaatgccaacaagttcagggatctcccaGGTTCATGAGTAGgtcttaaaaagtgaaaaacttTCAGAAcaactgaaatgttaaactttcacgtcgttttaatttcaaataaaaactaaagtgGCATCTTTTAGCAAGTTAAcctaaaaggaaccccgactgtaatgtcgtttgctctatattatttatttggttgttactaacataactataagattcatttttcaaaaatcatttccagtttaatacattttgtagaaactttagtTGTCAATTTGACTCCATTTAGATAGGGACCAAATAgattcagttttagagtaatatacacacttggaagagagtaaaatgaatgggaaaaataaataaataaaaatgactcaacataggaacaaactcacaaccttcagcttgggagacagccgatctactcccggagccacgcagctcctgcctTCTGCtagtatatcgctcatgtcagctgcagctgattccatgaTTGCATGGAATCTTCCTCCAAACAGACCAAAAacgatatttatattttaaaaaagcaaacagtaggaggggcatagctcaggtatAGTGtagcagtctcccaagctgaagttAGTGAGTTTGAACCTTAACCCTTGagtgagttttatttatttatttcctttttattttattttactctcttcctagtgtaaatcttagTTTAGTCTAAAAtttagtctatttggtccctatctaaatagagtcaaatttacactacagaatttactgtgtgggtGAAGATCCAAACCCACTTTCAAGCAACCACCAGACTACACTGTTATTTACACAAaacaagtcaaaataaaatcagcGCTGCATTGAGTTTAGTTGGTTACACATAGagttagcattaggctaacaGTGTTAGCTTTCGCTAAGCAGCTCATGTGCCTGACTAATCGTTGCCTCCTCATgcaaaattgcatttattttcctACAGTAAGAGGTTTGATACAACGAGAAGAAGACAGTCTGGTGTCAAGACTCAGGGTACTTCattggttgtcatggtaacaaaaacctataaaaaaaataaaaaaattatggtaACAAAAAACAGACTGGCAATTGCAGTATGCAGTTGCTAACTTGAATGACGTACATTTCAGCAAGACTAGaaatatgaaatgttttaagtatgCTATATTTTTAATTCTTGGAGTATTTGGGCAAAAGCTTATTAAAACACCTGGGGACAATTTTAAATGctgaaaaaatacacatacGATGTCGCCTTTAATGCATAACGTTCACTATAAAGTGCAGAGgcaagaagtagtagtagtagtgaaaTAATGAAGCAAAAGAAAGACATCATGAGAGGTCAGGGCCAGCTGGTCGCGCTTTGCCCGAGGCCGGGTGTCACTTGCCCTCGGGCGCGGCGCCCACAGCGATCTCACAGCCTCCAGATGGCCCCGTGCCCTTTGGCCTTTTTTTACTGCTGCTGTGGCATCTGTCCAAATAAGCACGTTGTCTTTGTCTGCACCCTGCATGCGGCGCTCAACATCTTAGTGcggatttacactgcaggtccGAGTGTGCGTTTTGGGGCTGCATTTCCATGGACATTTCAAgtgacatactgtaaatatggCACTGATGGGACACATGCACATATGCCCAAACTACATGTAAAAAATGCCACAAGAATCAACCCCGAGCTAGTGAAAACAGAGATAAACAATAAttgataaataatacaaatatttgaattCTATCAGATGTGTGGAAttaattgttgattaatcgtgTCTTGAAGCAATGGAATCAAAATGGAGGGCTTGGCTGCAGGGAAACTTGAATACAAACAGAAGTTGGGGACATTAGACAGTAAACAAGACAGAATGAGAAACATTGAGAGTTCAATTAAATTTCAAGAAACTGAGGATGGTCATTTGGCCAAATGGGGAGAAATTAACACGAGTTATTTCtttgttctgaactcctgtttccgTCAACTTTATACGACGCAGAATAAACACAACATGGAATACTTGCCCAAATGTAAATGTATAGCTCAACTTCCCATAGCTAACTTTAATAATGGAATAAAGATTTACTGATACTAAGACCCTActgaaatggatttttttttaaggctgattctgatatttggcagaataaaattccgataaccaattaattaaaataaatatacgaaatttaaaaaatgaatatattataataaaataacttttttggtCCCTTAAAGCGTACACgaataaagatatgaattgcAGGCAGACATTTGAtcgtttttaaaagcatttgttCCTTAACTGTTGTTTAACTTTTACAACtgagagcatttttttccactctcatttatttatttatgcgtTTGAATTTcactatctttgtcttatgttgtaatatatatatatttttaaagctattattattttttttttaaaaacctaatATCGCCCAACTCAATCGGCTGGTCGATTAATCAGTCGGGCCCTAATTACTACCAGGAATGCccgataccactttttctcAGACTATTTACTTTTTGAGTACTCACTGATATCGCTAGCACTTTTGACACactttatcaaattaatttaacacaataacaacaacaaaattgcaGTGTAGTACCAACTACTGCTGAGGGCTACTTATGCGAGgtcataccccccccccaaaagtatTGTTGTTGGTATCGGCAGCCTTCACTAGTAcacaataccttaaaataaggccagtATCGATATTCGCCCATCCCTTATTATTCAACTTCAGAACATTCATAAACTCTAAATTCCAACTTGACAATTAAAACGTTGTTCATCATATCATTTCTAATGTAATGGGACTATTTTTTCTGAATGTTCTGAGCTCCTGTCTCCATACAATGTCATGTCATCCTTTCGACCGAAAACCAGTTGAGCGTGAACAAACAGCGCCTCAGCTGGTGGCGGTCAAGCAGTTCAGCATCCATTTTGCCTCCCGATACACAAGACTGTTGAACTAACCGTGATTCAGGGAATTTGGTGAGTGTGGCCAGGCTGCTGGTGTACATGTGTCCGCCCACGTCGATGTGCACCGGGGCGTTGGACTTGGTGAGCTGCGCCGGCGTGGGTATGCCCTGGTTGCTCAAGGGGGACACCGGCGAGCGTGTGATCATGGGCCGGGACATGCTGGAGCGATTGTCCTGCGAACACACAATCCAGTTGCCGTTCAtagtcatccattttctgtagcgcAGGAGCTTGTCCTAGCCGGGTAAATATACGTACACATATAGACAGACAATCACTCATGTTCATATTCGCACCTATGGatgatttagagtcttcaatcaACCAAACATGCACGTTTTGGGAATGTAGGAGCAAGCTGGAGTACTTAGAGAAAATCCACAAAAGCATGAGGAGAAAGAGCAAACTCCACACGGGAAGGCCTgaactgagattcaaacccagaacctcagaagTGTGAGgctgacatgctaaccacttggGTACTGTGCTGAAAATGATGCTGACAATTTTCACTGCCGTTCACATTCACGTATTTTCTATGCAAACAGGTaggagattcaaacccagaacctttatagctgtgaggcagacgttCAAACCACAAGAGAATCATGCTGCCCGTGACAAGTATTCTTTTTTAAGATGTACATTTTGCTTTATGCAATGCCATTGATGACTACATGTCTATAATCCTGCATCGTTAACACAGGAAGGCCTGACCCGAGATTCGAACCTGGAACCTCTCAAACATGAAGCAGACTTACTGCCAACTTCCTCACCGTGCCCTCTACTTTTTGCTACATGATTAAATGGTATCTCTTGAATCACGTAAAATCCTGAGTCGCAATTCGAACCCAAAACCTCCTCGGTGTGAGGCAAAACTACTAACCACAAACAAAAGTATGCCTTTATTGTTACATACAATGAGTTCACATTGACTTGAGTATAGTTTCTATTTATTCAAGGAAAAACCCCTGAGCcaagattcgaacccagaacctcttaAATGAGAGTCTGGCATGCTAACCACGCTTGACAGTCATTGAAGCGCACAAAATAAGACAATGAAATAAGTTGCCAGCTCGACCTTGACCTGAATGTTGCCAGTATCCACAAGCACTCAACCCCTGCAGGCCAAAAAGTAAATTAATGTtttgtaagggggggggggggtgctaatAAGACT is a window of Vanacampus margaritifer isolate UIUO_Vmar chromosome 2, RoL_Vmar_1.0, whole genome shotgun sequence DNA encoding:
- the kctd1 gene encoding BTB/POZ domain-containing protein KCTD1 isoform X2, producing MSRPMITRSPVSPLSNQGIPTPAQLTKSNAPVHIDVGGHMYTSSLATLTKFPESRIGRLFDGTEPIVLDSLKQHYFIDRDGHMFRYILNFLRTSKLLIPDDFKDYSLLYEEARYFQLQPMLSELEHWRQDQELSRVSRPCECVVVRVAPDLGERITLSGDKALIEDVFREIGDAMCNSVNAGWNHDSTHVIRFPLNGYCHLNSVQVLERLHQRGFEITGSCGGGVDSSQFSEYVLRRELRRTAQRGGPNSNRIKQEQLD
- the kctd1 gene encoding BTB/POZ domain-containing protein KCTD1 isoform X1, with product MDETDIMDLTHQKARKRPRPITSADEAAVHAPLKRTPMRAAECRETSLMYAVRGEPVPAASLKQNDHSLTSSPTSVMPAQDNRSSMSRPMITRSPVSPLSNQGIPTPAQLTKSNAPVHIDVGGHMYTSSLATLTKFPESRIGRLFDGTEPIVLDSLKQHYFIDRDGHMFRYILNFLRTSKLLIPDDFKDYSLLYEEARYFQLQPMLSELEHWRQDQELSRVSRPCECVVVRVAPDLGERITLSGDKALIEDVFREIGDAMCNSVNAGWNHDSTHVIRFPLNGYCHLNSVQVLERLHQRGFEITGSCGGGVDSSQFSEYVLRRELRRTAQRGGPNSNRIKQEQLD